The Takifugu rubripes chromosome 7, fTakRub1.2, whole genome shotgun sequence genome has a segment encoding these proteins:
- the tcea3 gene encoding transcription elongation factor A protein 3 isoform X1, which yields MTREEELVRIAKQLDKMVSRNNTDGAMDLLRELKSFNMTLRLLQETRIGVSVNSIRKHCTDEEVIALAKVLIKDWKRLLDAEKQSGMKNGLDSSRAAASPGSSPSETQYSHRKLDTKPKTDSDLEKKQSTKNGKEKSDEQRGRKGSAGDLGDQKYPEEPPNQPPHCEIRREKHKEEQKKRSAVEDAEVNHVTQSEQQKRERMSEELKNRRHGEEDKNEGRPEELKDDAKRLRDESRQERLLTTQPGERPPGDPQRKKHADLHKPLFERRGVLDSSILYPGRFPSPPRPARPPLPARRPSSEQKKLRRDDKDSSSHPPPSSPPPAKRPSLEVKKERRQSAEPSAPVAPLPLHLRPPPARKEPPDPNAPLPPLPLHLHPPPPPKRASVDEKNESRKESESKTPSQKKKTADPVKKDRRDSSSSKGSKHSDDGRRDRRESSDSKPGPPLKRNSTESKPERRESSDSKKCSSPPAKKLTAERRESQGSRSSQPGPPQRKPSTDGNERKAKPDTPKSPTTPTSPMSPGGALPPHLNTGDSVRDKCIEMLAAALRTDNDYKEFGTNCDSMAAEIEDHIYQEIKATDMKYKNRVRSRISNLKDPKNPGLRKNVLAGTLALSRIASMSAEEMASDELKQLRNTLTQEAIREHQMAKTGGTSTDLLQCGKCKKKNCTYNQVQTRSADEPMTTFVLCNECGNRWKFC from the exons ATGACTCGAGAGGAAGAGCTCGTTCGGATCGCGAAACAACTGGACAAGATGGTGTCTAGAAATAACACG GATGGGGCCATGGACCTGCTGAGGGAACTGAAAAGCTTCAATATGACCCTCAGACTTCTTCAG GAAACCAGGATTGGTGTGTCTGTGAACAGTATCAGGAAGCACTGCACAGATGAGGAGGTCATTGCCTTGGCGAAGGTCCTCATTAAAGACTGGAAGAGACTTCTAG ACGCGGAGAAACAGTCGGGGATGAAGAACGGTCTGGACTCGAGCAGAGCGGCAGCATCTCCAGGCAGCTCACCGTCTGAAACCCAGTACAG TCACAGGAAACTGGACACCAAACCAAAAACCGACTCAGATTTAGAGAAAAAGCAGTCCACCAAAAACGGTAAAGAGAAATCTGATGaacagagaggcaggaaggGATCCGCTGGTGACCTCGGCGACCAAAAGTACCCGGAGGAGCCCCCAAACCAGCCCCCCCACTGTGAAATCAGAAGAGAGAAGCACAAAGAGGAACAAAAGAAACGGAGTGCTGTGGAGGATGCTGAGGTCAATCACGTGACCCAGAGCGAGCAACAGAAGAGGGAACGAATGTCGGAGGAACTTAAAAACCGGAGACACGGGGAAGAGGACAAGAATGAGGGACGTCCGGAGGAGCTCAAGGACGACGCAAAGCGTCTCAGAGACGAAAGCAGGCAGGAGAGGCTGCTAACCACTCAGCCGGGAGAGAGACCGCCGGGCGACCCCCAGAGGAAGAAACACGCCGACCTTCACAAACCCTTGTTTGAAAG GAGAGGCGTGTTGGACAGCAGCATTCTCTACCCCGGCcgcttcccctcccctccccgtccCGCCCGGCCTCCCCTCCCCGCCCGACGTCCCTCTTCGGAGCAGAAAAAGCTCAG GAGGGATGACAAAGACTCATCCTcccatcctcccccctcctcgccTCCGCCGGCCAAACGACCTTCCCTGGAAGTGAAGAAAGAGAG GAGACAATCGGCAGAACCGAgcgctcctgtagctcctcttcctctccaccttCGCCCTCCTCCAGCAAG AAAAGAGCCTCCTGACCCCaacgctcctcttcctccgctccctctccacctccaccctccaccgCCTCCAAAGCGAGCTTCAGTGGACGAGAAGAACGAGAG caggaagGAGTCAGAATCTAAAACTCcgtcacagaagaagaagacggcGGATCCCGTGAAGAAAGACAG GAGGGACTCGTCCTCCAGCAAAGGCTCAAAACACTCAGATGATGGCCGGAGAGACAG gaGAGAGTCGAGCGACTCGAAGCCTGGCCCACCCCTGAAACGGAATTCAACCGAATCCAAACCAGAAAG GCGGGAATCCAGTGATTCCAAGAAGTGCAGCTCACCACCGGCAAAGAAGCTAACGGCCGAAAG gagaGAGTCTCAGGGCTCCAGGAGCTCTCAGCCGGGCCCTCCGCAGAGAAAACCCTCGACTGACGGCAATGAAAG GAAGGCCAAACCCGACACCCCCAAAAGCCCCACCACCCCAACCAGCCCCATGTCCCCCGGGGGtgcgctgcccccccacctcaaCACCGGGGACTCCGTCAGAGACAAGTGCATTGAGATGCTGGCGGCCGCCCTGCGCACCGACA ACGACTACAAGGAGTTTGGAACTAACTGTGACAGCATGGCTGCAGAGATCGAGGATC ATATCTACCAGGAGATCAAGGCCACTGACATGAAATACAAAAACAGAGTCCGCAGCCGCATCAGCAACCTAAAGGACCCGAAGAACCCCGGCCTTCGCAAGAACGTCCTCGCAGGGACCCTCGCCTTGAGCCGGATCGCCTCCATGTCCGCCGAG GAAATGGCGAGCGACGAGCTGAAGCAGCTGAGGAACACTCTGACCCAGGAGGCCATCAGGGAGCACCAAATGGCCAAAACCGGCGGCACCTCCACCGATCTGCTGCAGTGCGGCAAGTGCAAGAAGAAGAACTGCACGTACAACCAG gtaCAAACTCGCAGTGCTGACGAGCCAATGACCACATTTGTTCTGTGTAATGAGTGTGGCAACCGCTGGAAG TTCTGCTGA
- the tcea3 gene encoding transcription elongation factor A protein 3 isoform X3, translated as MTREEELVRIAKQLDKMVSRNNTDGAMDLLRELKSFNMTLRLLQETRIGVSVNSIRKHCTDEEVIALAKVLIKDWKRLLDAEKQSGMKNGLDSSRAAASPGSSPSETQYRRDSSSSKGSKHSDDGRRDRRESSDSKPGPPLKRNSTESKPERRESSDSKKCSSPPAKKLTAERRESQGSRSSQPGPPQRKPSTDGNERKAKPDTPKSPTTPTSPMSPGGALPPHLNTGDSVRDKCIEMLAAALRTDNDYKEFGTNCDSMAAEIEDHIYQEIKATDMKYKNRVRSRISNLKDPKNPGLRKNVLAGTLALSRIASMSAEEMASDELKQLRNTLTQEAIREHQMAKTGGTSTDLLQCGKCKKKNCTYNQVQTRSADEPMTTFVLCNECGNRWKFC; from the exons ATGACTCGAGAGGAAGAGCTCGTTCGGATCGCGAAACAACTGGACAAGATGGTGTCTAGAAATAACACG GATGGGGCCATGGACCTGCTGAGGGAACTGAAAAGCTTCAATATGACCCTCAGACTTCTTCAG GAAACCAGGATTGGTGTGTCTGTGAACAGTATCAGGAAGCACTGCACAGATGAGGAGGTCATTGCCTTGGCGAAGGTCCTCATTAAAGACTGGAAGAGACTTCTAG ACGCGGAGAAACAGTCGGGGATGAAGAACGGTCTGGACTCGAGCAGAGCGGCAGCATCTCCAGGCAGCTCACCGTCTGAAACCCAGTACAG GAGGGACTCGTCCTCCAGCAAAGGCTCAAAACACTCAGATGATGGCCGGAGAGACAG gaGAGAGTCGAGCGACTCGAAGCCTGGCCCACCCCTGAAACGGAATTCAACCGAATCCAAACCAGAAAG GCGGGAATCCAGTGATTCCAAGAAGTGCAGCTCACCACCGGCAAAGAAGCTAACGGCCGAAAG gagaGAGTCTCAGGGCTCCAGGAGCTCTCAGCCGGGCCCTCCGCAGAGAAAACCCTCGACTGACGGCAATGAAAG GAAGGCCAAACCCGACACCCCCAAAAGCCCCACCACCCCAACCAGCCCCATGTCCCCCGGGGGtgcgctgcccccccacctcaaCACCGGGGACTCCGTCAGAGACAAGTGCATTGAGATGCTGGCGGCCGCCCTGCGCACCGACA ACGACTACAAGGAGTTTGGAACTAACTGTGACAGCATGGCTGCAGAGATCGAGGATC ATATCTACCAGGAGATCAAGGCCACTGACATGAAATACAAAAACAGAGTCCGCAGCCGCATCAGCAACCTAAAGGACCCGAAGAACCCCGGCCTTCGCAAGAACGTCCTCGCAGGGACCCTCGCCTTGAGCCGGATCGCCTCCATGTCCGCCGAG GAAATGGCGAGCGACGAGCTGAAGCAGCTGAGGAACACTCTGACCCAGGAGGCCATCAGGGAGCACCAAATGGCCAAAACCGGCGGCACCTCCACCGATCTGCTGCAGTGCGGCAAGTGCAAGAAGAAGAACTGCACGTACAACCAG gtaCAAACTCGCAGTGCTGACGAGCCAATGACCACATTTGTTCTGTGTAATGAGTGTGGCAACCGCTGGAAG TTCTGCTGA
- the tcea3 gene encoding transcription elongation factor A protein 3 isoform X2, translating to MTREEELVRIAKQLDKMVSRNNTDGAMDLLRELKSFNMTLRLLQETRIGVSVNSIRKHCTDEEVIALAKVLIKDWKRLLDAEKQSGMKNGLDSSRAAASPGSSPSETQYSHRKLDTKPKTDSDLEKKQSTKNGKEKSDEQRGRKGSAGDLGDQKYPEEPPNQPPHCEIRREKHKEEQKKRSAVEDAEVNHVTQSEQQKRERMSEELKNRRHGEEDKNEGRPEELKDDAKRLRDESRQERLLTTQPGERPPGDPQRKKHADLHKPLFERRGVLDSSILYPGRFPSPPRPARPPLPARRPSSEQKKLRRDDKDSSSHPPPSSPPPAKRPSLEVKKERRQSAEPSAPVAPLPLHLRPPPARKEPPDPNAPLPPLPLHLHPPPPPKRASVDEKNERKESESKTPSQKKKTADPVKKDRRDSSSSKGSKHSDDGRRDRRESSDSKPGPPLKRNSTESKPERRESSDSKKCSSPPAKKLTAERRESQGSRSSQPGPPQRKPSTDGNERKAKPDTPKSPTTPTSPMSPGGALPPHLNTGDSVRDKCIEMLAAALRTDNDYKEFGTNCDSMAAEIEDHIYQEIKATDMKYKNRVRSRISNLKDPKNPGLRKNVLAGTLALSRIASMSAEEMASDELKQLRNTLTQEAIREHQMAKTGGTSTDLLQCGKCKKKNCTYNQVQTRSADEPMTTFVLCNECGNRWKFC from the exons ATGACTCGAGAGGAAGAGCTCGTTCGGATCGCGAAACAACTGGACAAGATGGTGTCTAGAAATAACACG GATGGGGCCATGGACCTGCTGAGGGAACTGAAAAGCTTCAATATGACCCTCAGACTTCTTCAG GAAACCAGGATTGGTGTGTCTGTGAACAGTATCAGGAAGCACTGCACAGATGAGGAGGTCATTGCCTTGGCGAAGGTCCTCATTAAAGACTGGAAGAGACTTCTAG ACGCGGAGAAACAGTCGGGGATGAAGAACGGTCTGGACTCGAGCAGAGCGGCAGCATCTCCAGGCAGCTCACCGTCTGAAACCCAGTACAG TCACAGGAAACTGGACACCAAACCAAAAACCGACTCAGATTTAGAGAAAAAGCAGTCCACCAAAAACGGTAAAGAGAAATCTGATGaacagagaggcaggaaggGATCCGCTGGTGACCTCGGCGACCAAAAGTACCCGGAGGAGCCCCCAAACCAGCCCCCCCACTGTGAAATCAGAAGAGAGAAGCACAAAGAGGAACAAAAGAAACGGAGTGCTGTGGAGGATGCTGAGGTCAATCACGTGACCCAGAGCGAGCAACAGAAGAGGGAACGAATGTCGGAGGAACTTAAAAACCGGAGACACGGGGAAGAGGACAAGAATGAGGGACGTCCGGAGGAGCTCAAGGACGACGCAAAGCGTCTCAGAGACGAAAGCAGGCAGGAGAGGCTGCTAACCACTCAGCCGGGAGAGAGACCGCCGGGCGACCCCCAGAGGAAGAAACACGCCGACCTTCACAAACCCTTGTTTGAAAG GAGAGGCGTGTTGGACAGCAGCATTCTCTACCCCGGCcgcttcccctcccctccccgtccCGCCCGGCCTCCCCTCCCCGCCCGACGTCCCTCTTCGGAGCAGAAAAAGCTCAG GAGGGATGACAAAGACTCATCCTcccatcctcccccctcctcgccTCCGCCGGCCAAACGACCTTCCCTGGAAGTGAAGAAAGAGAG GAGACAATCGGCAGAACCGAgcgctcctgtagctcctcttcctctccaccttCGCCCTCCTCCAGCAAG AAAAGAGCCTCCTGACCCCaacgctcctcttcctccgctccctctccacctccaccctccaccgCCTCCAAAGCGAGCTTCAGTGGACGAGAAGAACGAGAG gaagGAGTCAGAATCTAAAACTCcgtcacagaagaagaagacggcGGATCCCGTGAAGAAAGACAG GAGGGACTCGTCCTCCAGCAAAGGCTCAAAACACTCAGATGATGGCCGGAGAGACAG gaGAGAGTCGAGCGACTCGAAGCCTGGCCCACCCCTGAAACGGAATTCAACCGAATCCAAACCAGAAAG GCGGGAATCCAGTGATTCCAAGAAGTGCAGCTCACCACCGGCAAAGAAGCTAACGGCCGAAAG gagaGAGTCTCAGGGCTCCAGGAGCTCTCAGCCGGGCCCTCCGCAGAGAAAACCCTCGACTGACGGCAATGAAAG GAAGGCCAAACCCGACACCCCCAAAAGCCCCACCACCCCAACCAGCCCCATGTCCCCCGGGGGtgcgctgcccccccacctcaaCACCGGGGACTCCGTCAGAGACAAGTGCATTGAGATGCTGGCGGCCGCCCTGCGCACCGACA ACGACTACAAGGAGTTTGGAACTAACTGTGACAGCATGGCTGCAGAGATCGAGGATC ATATCTACCAGGAGATCAAGGCCACTGACATGAAATACAAAAACAGAGTCCGCAGCCGCATCAGCAACCTAAAGGACCCGAAGAACCCCGGCCTTCGCAAGAACGTCCTCGCAGGGACCCTCGCCTTGAGCCGGATCGCCTCCATGTCCGCCGAG GAAATGGCGAGCGACGAGCTGAAGCAGCTGAGGAACACTCTGACCCAGGAGGCCATCAGGGAGCACCAAATGGCCAAAACCGGCGGCACCTCCACCGATCTGCTGCAGTGCGGCAAGTGCAAGAAGAAGAACTGCACGTACAACCAG gtaCAAACTCGCAGTGCTGACGAGCCAATGACCACATTTGTTCTGTGTAATGAGTGTGGCAACCGCTGGAAG TTCTGCTGA